A single Aythya fuligula isolate bAytFul2 chromosome 21, bAytFul2.pri, whole genome shotgun sequence DNA region contains:
- the KCNAB2 gene encoding voltage-gated potassium channel subunit beta-2 isoform X2 has product MSRIPRSRQPPRSGSRMLSMTYSESLRSVASRHHPDWGLQQPRRADALELRRLRDVRAAAQAKTLEEFLRTHGLSLDGCTARATGMKYRNLGKSGLRVSCLGLGTWVTFGGQITDEMAEQLMTLAYDNGINLFDTAEVYAAGKAEVVLGNIIKKKGWRRSSLVITTKIFWGGKAETERGLSRKHIIEGLKASLERLQLDYVDVVFANRPDPNTPMEETVRAMTHVINQGMAMYWGTSRWSSMEIMEAYSVARQFNLIPPICEQAEYHMFQREKVEVQLPELFHKIGVGAMTWSPLACGIVSGKYDGGIPPYSRASLKGYQWLKDKILSEEGRRQQAKLKELQAIAERLGCTLPQLAIAWCLRNEGVSSVLLGASNADQLMENIGAIQVLPKLSSSIVHEIDSILGNKPYSKKDYRS; this is encoded by the exons ATGAGCAGGATCCCCAGAAGCCGG CAGCCCCCGCGCTCGGGCAGCAGGATGCTGTCCATGACGTACAGCGAGAGCCTGCGCAGCGTGGCCAGCCGGCACCACCCggactgggggctgcagcagccgcGGCGGGCGGACGCGCTGGAGCTGCGGCGGCTGCGGGACGTCCGCGCGGCGGCGCAGGCCAAGACGCTGGAGGAGTTCCTGCGGACGCACGGGCTCTCGCTGGACGGCTGCACGGCCCGCGCCACCGGCATGAAGTACAG AAATCTGGGCAAGTCTGGGCTGCGAGTGTCCTGCCTCGGCCTGG GGACATGGGTGACTTTTGGAGGGCAGATCACGGACGAG ATGGCCGAGCAGCTGATGACTTTAGCGTATGACAATGGCATTAATCTCTTCGACACAGCAGAAGTCTACGCTGCTGGCAA GGCTGAAGTTGTGCTGGGAAACATCATCAAGAAGAAGGGGTGGAG ACGATCCAGCCTGGTCATCACCACCAAAATCTTCTGGGGAGGAAA AGCGGAGACGGAGAGGGGCCTGTCCCGAAAGCACATCATAGAAG GTCTGAAGGCGTCCCTGGAGCGGCTGCAGCTGGACTACGTGGACGTGGTGTTCGCCAACAGGCCCGACCCCAACACGCCGATGGAAG AGACGGTGCGCGCCATGACCCACGTCATCAACCAGGGGATGGCCATGTACTGGGGGACGTCGCGCTGGAGCTCCATGGAGATCATG GAGGCGTACTCGGTGGCCCGGCAGTTCAACCTGATCCCACCGATCTGCGAGCAGGCCGAGTACCACATGTTCCAGCGGGAGAAGGTGGAGGTGCAGCTGCCCGAGCTCTTCCACAAGATAG gcGTTGGTGCCATGACCTGGTCCCCGCTGGCCTGCGGCATCGTCTCAGGGAAGTACGACGGCGGCATCCCCCCCTACTCACGGGCATCGCTGAAG gGGTACCAGTGGCTGAAGGACAAGATCCTGAGCGAGGAGGGCCGGCGGCAGCAGGCCaagctgaaggagctgcaggccaTCGCCGAGCGCCTGGGCTGCACGCTGCCCCAGCTCGCCATCG cctggtGTCTGCGGAACGAGGGCGTCAGCTCCGTCCTGCTGGGTGCCTCCAACGCCGACCAGCTGATGGAGAACATCGGAGCAATACAG GTTCTTCCAAAGCTGTCGTCTTCCATCGTCCACGAGATCGACAGCATCCTGGGCAATAAACCCTACAGCAAGAAGGACTACAGATCCTAA
- the KCNAB2 gene encoding voltage-gated potassium channel subunit beta-2 isoform X1: protein MSRIPRSRQPPRSGSRMLSMTYSESLRSVASRHHPDWGLQQPRRADALELRRLRDVRAAAQAKTLEEFLRTHGLSLDGCTARATGMKYRNLGKSGLRVSCLGLGTWVTFGGQITDEMAEQLMTLAYDNGINLFDTAEVYAAGKAEVVLGNIIKKKGWRRSSLVITTKIFWGGKAETERGLSRKHIIEGLKASLERLQLDYVDVVFANRPDPNTPMEGDPFSSSKSRTFIIEETVRAMTHVINQGMAMYWGTSRWSSMEIMEAYSVARQFNLIPPICEQAEYHMFQREKVEVQLPELFHKIGVGAMTWSPLACGIVSGKYDGGIPPYSRASLKGYQWLKDKILSEEGRRQQAKLKELQAIAERLGCTLPQLAIAWCLRNEGVSSVLLGASNADQLMENIGAIQVLPKLSSSIVHEIDSILGNKPYSKKDYRS from the exons ATGAGCAGGATCCCCAGAAGCCGG CAGCCCCCGCGCTCGGGCAGCAGGATGCTGTCCATGACGTACAGCGAGAGCCTGCGCAGCGTGGCCAGCCGGCACCACCCggactgggggctgcagcagccgcGGCGGGCGGACGCGCTGGAGCTGCGGCGGCTGCGGGACGTCCGCGCGGCGGCGCAGGCCAAGACGCTGGAGGAGTTCCTGCGGACGCACGGGCTCTCGCTGGACGGCTGCACGGCCCGCGCCACCGGCATGAAGTACAG AAATCTGGGCAAGTCTGGGCTGCGAGTGTCCTGCCTCGGCCTGG GGACATGGGTGACTTTTGGAGGGCAGATCACGGACGAG ATGGCCGAGCAGCTGATGACTTTAGCGTATGACAATGGCATTAATCTCTTCGACACAGCAGAAGTCTACGCTGCTGGCAA GGCTGAAGTTGTGCTGGGAAACATCATCAAGAAGAAGGGGTGGAG ACGATCCAGCCTGGTCATCACCACCAAAATCTTCTGGGGAGGAAA AGCGGAGACGGAGAGGGGCCTGTCCCGAAAGCACATCATAGAAG GTCTGAAGGCGTCCCTGGAGCGGCTGCAGCTGGACTACGTGGACGTGGTGTTCGCCAACAGGCCCGACCCCAACACGCCGATGGAAG GGGACCCATTTAGTTCTTCCAAGTCAAGAACATTCATCATAGAAG AGACGGTGCGCGCCATGACCCACGTCATCAACCAGGGGATGGCCATGTACTGGGGGACGTCGCGCTGGAGCTCCATGGAGATCATG GAGGCGTACTCGGTGGCCCGGCAGTTCAACCTGATCCCACCGATCTGCGAGCAGGCCGAGTACCACATGTTCCAGCGGGAGAAGGTGGAGGTGCAGCTGCCCGAGCTCTTCCACAAGATAG gcGTTGGTGCCATGACCTGGTCCCCGCTGGCCTGCGGCATCGTCTCAGGGAAGTACGACGGCGGCATCCCCCCCTACTCACGGGCATCGCTGAAG gGGTACCAGTGGCTGAAGGACAAGATCCTGAGCGAGGAGGGCCGGCGGCAGCAGGCCaagctgaaggagctgcaggccaTCGCCGAGCGCCTGGGCTGCACGCTGCCCCAGCTCGCCATCG cctggtGTCTGCGGAACGAGGGCGTCAGCTCCGTCCTGCTGGGTGCCTCCAACGCCGACCAGCTGATGGAGAACATCGGAGCAATACAG GTTCTTCCAAAGCTGTCGTCTTCCATCGTCCACGAGATCGACAGCATCCTGGGCAATAAACCCTACAGCAAGAAGGACTACAGATCCTAA
- the KCNAB2 gene encoding voltage-gated potassium channel subunit beta-2 isoform X6 codes for MYPESTTDSPARLSLRQTGSPGMIYSARYGSPKRQLQFYRNLGKSGLRVSCLGLGTWVTFGGQITDEMAEQLMTLAYDNGINLFDTAEVYAAGKAEVVLGNIIKKKGWRRSSLVITTKIFWGGKAETERGLSRKHIIEGLKASLERLQLDYVDVVFANRPDPNTPMEETVRAMTHVINQGMAMYWGTSRWSSMEIMEAYSVARQFNLIPPICEQAEYHMFQREKVEVQLPELFHKIGVGAMTWSPLACGIVSGKYDGGIPPYSRASLKGYQWLKDKILSEEGRRQQAKLKELQAIAERLGCTLPQLAIAWCLRNEGVSSVLLGASNADQLMENIGAIQVLPKLSSSIVHEIDSILGNKPYSKKDYRS; via the exons ATGTATCCGGAATCGACCACTGACTCCCCGGCACGACTCTCGCTGAGGCAGACGGGCTCCCCCGGGATGATCTACAG CGCGAGGTATGGGAGCCCCAAGCGCCAGCTCCAGTTCTACAG AAATCTGGGCAAGTCTGGGCTGCGAGTGTCCTGCCTCGGCCTGG GGACATGGGTGACTTTTGGAGGGCAGATCACGGACGAG ATGGCCGAGCAGCTGATGACTTTAGCGTATGACAATGGCATTAATCTCTTCGACACAGCAGAAGTCTACGCTGCTGGCAA GGCTGAAGTTGTGCTGGGAAACATCATCAAGAAGAAGGGGTGGAG ACGATCCAGCCTGGTCATCACCACCAAAATCTTCTGGGGAGGAAA AGCGGAGACGGAGAGGGGCCTGTCCCGAAAGCACATCATAGAAG GTCTGAAGGCGTCCCTGGAGCGGCTGCAGCTGGACTACGTGGACGTGGTGTTCGCCAACAGGCCCGACCCCAACACGCCGATGGAAG AGACGGTGCGCGCCATGACCCACGTCATCAACCAGGGGATGGCCATGTACTGGGGGACGTCGCGCTGGAGCTCCATGGAGATCATG GAGGCGTACTCGGTGGCCCGGCAGTTCAACCTGATCCCACCGATCTGCGAGCAGGCCGAGTACCACATGTTCCAGCGGGAGAAGGTGGAGGTGCAGCTGCCCGAGCTCTTCCACAAGATAG gcGTTGGTGCCATGACCTGGTCCCCGCTGGCCTGCGGCATCGTCTCAGGGAAGTACGACGGCGGCATCCCCCCCTACTCACGGGCATCGCTGAAG gGGTACCAGTGGCTGAAGGACAAGATCCTGAGCGAGGAGGGCCGGCGGCAGCAGGCCaagctgaaggagctgcaggccaTCGCCGAGCGCCTGGGCTGCACGCTGCCCCAGCTCGCCATCG cctggtGTCTGCGGAACGAGGGCGTCAGCTCCGTCCTGCTGGGTGCCTCCAACGCCGACCAGCTGATGGAGAACATCGGAGCAATACAG GTTCTTCCAAAGCTGTCGTCTTCCATCGTCCACGAGATCGACAGCATCCTGGGCAATAAACCCTACAGCAAGAAGGACTACAGATCCTAA
- the KCNAB2 gene encoding voltage-gated potassium channel subunit beta-2 isoform X5 produces the protein MYPESTTDSPARLSLRQTGSPGMIYSARYGSPKRQLQFYRNLGKSGLRVSCLGLGTWVTFGGQITDEMAEQLMTLAYDNGINLFDTAEVYAAGKAEVVLGNIIKKKGWRRSSLVITTKIFWGGKAETERGLSRKHIIEGLKASLERLQLDYVDVVFANRPDPNTPMEGDPFSSSKSRTFIIEETVRAMTHVINQGMAMYWGTSRWSSMEIMEAYSVARQFNLIPPICEQAEYHMFQREKVEVQLPELFHKIGVGAMTWSPLACGIVSGKYDGGIPPYSRASLKGYQWLKDKILSEEGRRQQAKLKELQAIAERLGCTLPQLAIAWCLRNEGVSSVLLGASNADQLMENIGAIQVLPKLSSSIVHEIDSILGNKPYSKKDYRS, from the exons ATGTATCCGGAATCGACCACTGACTCCCCGGCACGACTCTCGCTGAGGCAGACGGGCTCCCCCGGGATGATCTACAG CGCGAGGTATGGGAGCCCCAAGCGCCAGCTCCAGTTCTACAG AAATCTGGGCAAGTCTGGGCTGCGAGTGTCCTGCCTCGGCCTGG GGACATGGGTGACTTTTGGAGGGCAGATCACGGACGAG ATGGCCGAGCAGCTGATGACTTTAGCGTATGACAATGGCATTAATCTCTTCGACACAGCAGAAGTCTACGCTGCTGGCAA GGCTGAAGTTGTGCTGGGAAACATCATCAAGAAGAAGGGGTGGAG ACGATCCAGCCTGGTCATCACCACCAAAATCTTCTGGGGAGGAAA AGCGGAGACGGAGAGGGGCCTGTCCCGAAAGCACATCATAGAAG GTCTGAAGGCGTCCCTGGAGCGGCTGCAGCTGGACTACGTGGACGTGGTGTTCGCCAACAGGCCCGACCCCAACACGCCGATGGAAG GGGACCCATTTAGTTCTTCCAAGTCAAGAACATTCATCATAGAAG AGACGGTGCGCGCCATGACCCACGTCATCAACCAGGGGATGGCCATGTACTGGGGGACGTCGCGCTGGAGCTCCATGGAGATCATG GAGGCGTACTCGGTGGCCCGGCAGTTCAACCTGATCCCACCGATCTGCGAGCAGGCCGAGTACCACATGTTCCAGCGGGAGAAGGTGGAGGTGCAGCTGCCCGAGCTCTTCCACAAGATAG gcGTTGGTGCCATGACCTGGTCCCCGCTGGCCTGCGGCATCGTCTCAGGGAAGTACGACGGCGGCATCCCCCCCTACTCACGGGCATCGCTGAAG gGGTACCAGTGGCTGAAGGACAAGATCCTGAGCGAGGAGGGCCGGCGGCAGCAGGCCaagctgaaggagctgcaggccaTCGCCGAGCGCCTGGGCTGCACGCTGCCCCAGCTCGCCATCG cctggtGTCTGCGGAACGAGGGCGTCAGCTCCGTCCTGCTGGGTGCCTCCAACGCCGACCAGCTGATGGAGAACATCGGAGCAATACAG GTTCTTCCAAAGCTGTCGTCTTCCATCGTCCACGAGATCGACAGCATCCTGGGCAATAAACCCTACAGCAAGAAGGACTACAGATCCTAA
- the KCNAB2 gene encoding voltage-gated potassium channel subunit beta-2 isoform X3 codes for MQVSFVCSEHSIKSRSAEDRLNRQNASSPSLGTRSKFRAVAMVARSLGQLSVQNAPSSSESSVKQPGMKYRNLGKSGLRVSCLGLGTWVTFGGQITDEMAEQLMTLAYDNGINLFDTAEVYAAGKAEVVLGNIIKKKGWRRSSLVITTKIFWGGKAETERGLSRKHIIEGLKASLERLQLDYVDVVFANRPDPNTPMEGDPFSSSKSRTFIIEETVRAMTHVINQGMAMYWGTSRWSSMEIMEAYSVARQFNLIPPICEQAEYHMFQREKVEVQLPELFHKIGVGAMTWSPLACGIVSGKYDGGIPPYSRASLKGYQWLKDKILSEEGRRQQAKLKELQAIAERLGCTLPQLAIAWCLRNEGVSSVLLGASNADQLMENIGAIQVLPKLSSSIVHEIDSILGNKPYSKKDYRS; via the exons ATGCAGGTCTCCTTTGTGTGCTCCGAGCACAGCATAAAGAGCCGGAGCGCGGAGGACCGGCTGAACCGGCAGaatgccagcagccccagcctcggCACGCGCAGCAAATTCCGGGCAGTGGCCATGGTCGCCCGGAGCCTGGGGCAGCTCTCGGTGCAGAACGCCCCGTCCTCCAGCGAATCCAGCGTGAAGCAGCCGGGGATGAAATACAG AAATCTGGGCAAGTCTGGGCTGCGAGTGTCCTGCCTCGGCCTGG GGACATGGGTGACTTTTGGAGGGCAGATCACGGACGAG ATGGCCGAGCAGCTGATGACTTTAGCGTATGACAATGGCATTAATCTCTTCGACACAGCAGAAGTCTACGCTGCTGGCAA GGCTGAAGTTGTGCTGGGAAACATCATCAAGAAGAAGGGGTGGAG ACGATCCAGCCTGGTCATCACCACCAAAATCTTCTGGGGAGGAAA AGCGGAGACGGAGAGGGGCCTGTCCCGAAAGCACATCATAGAAG GTCTGAAGGCGTCCCTGGAGCGGCTGCAGCTGGACTACGTGGACGTGGTGTTCGCCAACAGGCCCGACCCCAACACGCCGATGGAAG GGGACCCATTTAGTTCTTCCAAGTCAAGAACATTCATCATAGAAG AGACGGTGCGCGCCATGACCCACGTCATCAACCAGGGGATGGCCATGTACTGGGGGACGTCGCGCTGGAGCTCCATGGAGATCATG GAGGCGTACTCGGTGGCCCGGCAGTTCAACCTGATCCCACCGATCTGCGAGCAGGCCGAGTACCACATGTTCCAGCGGGAGAAGGTGGAGGTGCAGCTGCCCGAGCTCTTCCACAAGATAG gcGTTGGTGCCATGACCTGGTCCCCGCTGGCCTGCGGCATCGTCTCAGGGAAGTACGACGGCGGCATCCCCCCCTACTCACGGGCATCGCTGAAG gGGTACCAGTGGCTGAAGGACAAGATCCTGAGCGAGGAGGGCCGGCGGCAGCAGGCCaagctgaaggagctgcaggccaTCGCCGAGCGCCTGGGCTGCACGCTGCCCCAGCTCGCCATCG cctggtGTCTGCGGAACGAGGGCGTCAGCTCCGTCCTGCTGGGTGCCTCCAACGCCGACCAGCTGATGGAGAACATCGGAGCAATACAG GTTCTTCCAAAGCTGTCGTCTTCCATCGTCCACGAGATCGACAGCATCCTGGGCAATAAACCCTACAGCAAGAAGGACTACAGATCCTAA
- the KCNAB2 gene encoding voltage-gated potassium channel subunit beta-2 isoform X4 — MQVSFVCSEHSIKSRSAEDRLNRQNASSPSLGTRSKFRAVAMVARSLGQLSVQNAPSSSESSVKQPGMKYRNLGKSGLRVSCLGLGTWVTFGGQITDEMAEQLMTLAYDNGINLFDTAEVYAAGKAEVVLGNIIKKKGWRRSSLVITTKIFWGGKAETERGLSRKHIIEGLKASLERLQLDYVDVVFANRPDPNTPMEETVRAMTHVINQGMAMYWGTSRWSSMEIMEAYSVARQFNLIPPICEQAEYHMFQREKVEVQLPELFHKIGVGAMTWSPLACGIVSGKYDGGIPPYSRASLKGYQWLKDKILSEEGRRQQAKLKELQAIAERLGCTLPQLAIAWCLRNEGVSSVLLGASNADQLMENIGAIQVLPKLSSSIVHEIDSILGNKPYSKKDYRS; from the exons ATGCAGGTCTCCTTTGTGTGCTCCGAGCACAGCATAAAGAGCCGGAGCGCGGAGGACCGGCTGAACCGGCAGaatgccagcagccccagcctcggCACGCGCAGCAAATTCCGGGCAGTGGCCATGGTCGCCCGGAGCCTGGGGCAGCTCTCGGTGCAGAACGCCCCGTCCTCCAGCGAATCCAGCGTGAAGCAGCCGGGGATGAAATACAG AAATCTGGGCAAGTCTGGGCTGCGAGTGTCCTGCCTCGGCCTGG GGACATGGGTGACTTTTGGAGGGCAGATCACGGACGAG ATGGCCGAGCAGCTGATGACTTTAGCGTATGACAATGGCATTAATCTCTTCGACACAGCAGAAGTCTACGCTGCTGGCAA GGCTGAAGTTGTGCTGGGAAACATCATCAAGAAGAAGGGGTGGAG ACGATCCAGCCTGGTCATCACCACCAAAATCTTCTGGGGAGGAAA AGCGGAGACGGAGAGGGGCCTGTCCCGAAAGCACATCATAGAAG GTCTGAAGGCGTCCCTGGAGCGGCTGCAGCTGGACTACGTGGACGTGGTGTTCGCCAACAGGCCCGACCCCAACACGCCGATGGAAG AGACGGTGCGCGCCATGACCCACGTCATCAACCAGGGGATGGCCATGTACTGGGGGACGTCGCGCTGGAGCTCCATGGAGATCATG GAGGCGTACTCGGTGGCCCGGCAGTTCAACCTGATCCCACCGATCTGCGAGCAGGCCGAGTACCACATGTTCCAGCGGGAGAAGGTGGAGGTGCAGCTGCCCGAGCTCTTCCACAAGATAG gcGTTGGTGCCATGACCTGGTCCCCGCTGGCCTGCGGCATCGTCTCAGGGAAGTACGACGGCGGCATCCCCCCCTACTCACGGGCATCGCTGAAG gGGTACCAGTGGCTGAAGGACAAGATCCTGAGCGAGGAGGGCCGGCGGCAGCAGGCCaagctgaaggagctgcaggccaTCGCCGAGCGCCTGGGCTGCACGCTGCCCCAGCTCGCCATCG cctggtGTCTGCGGAACGAGGGCGTCAGCTCCGTCCTGCTGGGTGCCTCCAACGCCGACCAGCTGATGGAGAACATCGGAGCAATACAG GTTCTTCCAAAGCTGTCGTCTTCCATCGTCCACGAGATCGACAGCATCCTGGGCAATAAACCCTACAGCAAGAAGGACTACAGATCCTAA